From the Anguilla anguilla isolate fAngAng1 chromosome 6, fAngAng1.pri, whole genome shotgun sequence genome, one window contains:
- the LOC118229554 gene encoding zinc finger and BTB domain-containing protein 7A-like, which yields MTGGCSEVACLPEYLPQGVEHVSEEAVGSQRRGRRRRRKEGGAAAAARAAAGGDLRTGSVGAAVEGQEDKPDSLFDPLTDALDMANSAETGGRTDGGTASRATAKAAIGGSAAGWWKMSWRGGGGAGGGAGRARGGAEEGPVGIPFPEHSADVLGGLNAQRQSGQLCDVLLVAGEREFPAHRSVLASCSSYFHRLFTSGAAADRQSVYALDFVRAEALDALLDFAYTATLTVSHASVRDVLSAASLLEIPPVRDVCAHLLDTKVLSPPQLGGELGEEDEAEGRERGKEAEGERASRLQAQEYLQLFQQGAQRGGSPELREPLAQQHYSQPNGTGHAPSQYPAHPIAQDLRDQEKEEEEEDEEDEEDGEEEGVLRAEALLAWARASGGVAAPPFFAPPQNGHYYLQPDPTPGPEQGRGRGRGRGRGRGRGRGRGGGRGGASATALLQQMMDSIEQQKEWAGPVPAADPPKVKEEEEEEEEEEEEEEDGDADADVEFYLKYFNSVQREGGAHATLPGHSPPDSGSPAPSPGSAGGGGGGSGGGGGRGRVLGEKKTRSKAFQKCPICAKVIQGAGKLPRHIRTHTGEKPYECAICKVRFTRQDKLKVHMRKHTGEKPYVCPDCGVAFAHNYDLKNHVRVHTGLRPYQCPSCLKTFVRSDHLHRHLKKDGCTGIPSRRGRKPRVRGPGPLEPAAAAAAAAAGGPLGLGPGHQGPGGGRRHPEGAAPVGRDAGRSPVRYPELSSAHYPAFGHAPRSPEQLGVMARVGS from the exons ATGACTGGGGGCTGTTCAGAAGTGGCCTGTCTCCCTGAATATCTTCCCCAGG GAGTCGAGCACGTCAGTGAGGAGGCGGTGGGATcccagaggagggggaggaggaggaggaggaaggagggaggagcagcagcagcagcgagagcagcagcaggaggtgaCCTGAGGACAGGCTCAGTGGGAGCAGCAGTGGAGGGACAGGAGGACAAGCCCGACTCTCTGTTTGACCCACTTACAGATGCACTAGACATGGCCAATTCAGCCGAG acgggcggacggacggacggcggGACGGCCTCGCGGGCGACGGCGAAGGCGGCGATCGGCGGCTCGGCGGCCGGCTGGTGGAAGATGTCGTggcgcggcgggggcggggccgggggcggggccgggcgggcgaggggcggggcggaggaggggcCGGTGGGCATCCCGTTCCCGGAGCACAGCGCTGACGTGCTGGGGGGCCTGAACGCGCAGCGGCAGAGCGGCCAGCTGTGCGACGTGCTCCTGGTGGCGGGCGAGCGGGAGTTCCCCGCCCACCGCTCCGTGCtggcctcctgcagctcctACTTCCACCGGCTCTTCACCTCCGGCGCCGCCGCCGACCGCCAGAGCGTCTACGCGCTGGACTTCGTGCGCGCCGAGGCGCTGGACGCCCTGCTGGACTTCGCCTACACCGCCACGCTCACCGTCAGCCACGCCAGCGTGCGGGACGTCCTGAGCGCCGCCAGCCTGCTGGAGATCCCCCCCGTACGGGACGTCTGCGCCCACCTGCTGGACACCAAAGTGCTCTCCCCACCG cagctcGGCGGTGAGCtcggagaggaggatgaggcGGAGGGCAGGGAGCGAGGGAAGGAGGCAGAAGGAGAGCGGGCCAGTCGGCTGCAGGCCCAGGAGTACCTGCAGCtcttccagcagggggcgcagcGGGGCGGCAGCCCCGAACTCAGGGAGCCCCTCGCTCAGCAGCACTATAGCCAGCCCAACGggacaggccacgccccctcccaaTACCCCGCCCACCCCATTGCACAGGACCTGCGGGACcaggagaaggaagaggaggaggaggacgaggaggatgaggaggacgGGGAGGAAGAGGGCGTGCTGAGGGCAGAGGCCCTCCTGGCTTGGGCGAGGGCGAGCGGGGGCGTGGCTGCCCCGCCCTTCTTTGCCCCTCCCCAAAACGGACACTACTACCTCCAGCCGGACCCCACGCCGGGACcggagcaggggagggggcggggtcgggggcggggccggggccgggggaggggccgggggaggggcggggggaggggcggggcgtcgGCCACCGCCCTCCTGCAGCAGATGATGGACTCCATCGAGCAGCAGaaggagtgggcggggccagtcCCGGCTGCTGACCCCCCcaaggtgaaggaggaggaggaggaggaggaggaggaggaggaggaggaggaagatggcgACGCCGACGCCGACGTGGAATTTTACTTGAAGTACTTTAACAGCGTGcagcgggagggcggggctcaCGCCACGCTGCCAGGCCACTCCCCGCCGGACAgcggaagccccgcccccagccccggctcggccggcgggggcggcgggggcagtgggggcggggggggccgtGGCCGGGTCCTCGGGGAGAAGAAGACGCGCTCCAAAGCGTTTCAGAAGTGCCCGATCTGCGCCAAGGTGATCCAGGGGGCGGGGAAGCTGCCCCGGCACATCCGCACGCACACCGGAGAGAAGCCCTACGAGTGCGCCATCTGCAAAGTGCGCTTCACCAG acaggaCAAGCTGAAGGTCCACATGCGGAAGCACACGGGGGAGAAGCCCTACGTGTGCCCCGACTGCGGGGTGGCCTTCGCCCACAACTACGACCTGAAGAACCACGTGCGCGTGCACACGGGCCTGCGGCCCTACCAGTGCCCCAGCTGCCTCAAGACCTTCGTGCGCTCCGACCACCTGCACCGCCACCTGAAGAAGGACGGCTGCACCGGCATCCCGTCCCGTCGTGGCCGCAAGCCTCGCGTCCGGGGTCCGGGGCCCCTGgagcccgccgccgccgccgccgccgccgccgcgggggGGCCGCTCGGTCTGGGGCCCGGCCACCAGGGGCCCGGCGGGGGGCGGCGGCATCCGGAGGGGGCGGCGCCCGTGGGCCGAGACGCGGGGAGGAGCCCCGTCCGCTACCCCGAGCTTAGCTCCGCCCACTACCCCGCCTTCGGCCACGCCCCCAGGTCGCCGGAGCAACTGGGGGTCATGGCAAGAGTGGGGTCgtga